Genomic segment of Saprospira sp. CCB-QB6:
GAATAAATAGATCGTATAGCTAACAAACACTTTTGATGATTGAGCTTCTTCTCTCTTCGGAGAGAGGGGGCTTTTTTTGTGCTGTTTTGGGGCCTCCGCCTCGCTTCGCTCGTCGGCGCTACGTTTCGGGGCTCGCAGGTCTGCTCGGCCCTTCGCAAAATTTGCTGCGCATTTTTGCTCGGTCTGGCCCTGCGGGCCACCCCGCCGCATCGCTAGGCCAGTCGCTTCGCTCCTTTTAACATCCAGTCGCATAAAGGACCAAAAGCAGGGCAGTGCCAGCCACCAAAGGCGAAAAGCAGAAGTCATCCCAAAGGGCAAAATCTCCCTCTCTATGCGTTTTGCTCCAGCCAACATATCTAAAATCGCCTAGGGCACGAAGCGCAAAAACAAGGGCCAACCCCCAAGAGCTATAGCGTAAAAACTGGGGACCAAAATAATGGCTAGGCAAGGCATAAAGCAGTCCCAAACCCAAAAAGCAGAGCCCCACTGCAAAGCTAGCCCAAGGCGGTGGCGAAAATTGTTGATTGGGCAGTTGGGGCAATACATAGCGCAAGCCCCAGCTCCCGCCCAAGGCCCAATAAAAATGAAGGGCTGCAATGGGCAGGAAAATCAGGTTTAAGATTAGGGGAATCCACATAGGCTAATGAGGGGCTTGGAAAGAAAAAATATGGGCAGAGGATTTAGCCGTTAGGCTGTTTGGGGTTAGGCGCATGAGTCCATTGCGTAGGCGGCCTGCCCAGCCTGATTTCCAATGGGCCATTTGGCCAATTTTCCAGCTATTTTGGACCACTTTCAGGGCCTTTTTTTGTCGGCTAGCTTGGTAGGCGGCATAGGCGGCTTCTGGACTTTTCTCTGCAAGGTAGTGGGCCAATACATAGGCATCTTCTATAGATTGGCAAGCGCCTTGGCCCATATTGGGCGTTAGGGCATGGGCGGCATCGCCTAGTAGGCAAACTGGCCCTTTATGCCAGCTTTTAATAGGCGATAAGTCTCTAATTTCATCTTCATGTAGTTTAGCTTCTGCGGCAATGATTTGTTGGACCAAAGGATGAAAATCTTGGAAATAGTCAAGCAGTTGGCTTTGGTCCAGCTCTTCGGGAGATTCCTCATAAGAAAGCAACGCATAGTAATAGAGCCAACCTTGGCCAATTGGCACAAAGCCAAAGCGGCGGGCCTTGCCCCAAGCCTCAAACAATTGGTTTTGGTATTTGGGCGGGAGCTCTAGCTGGCAGAGGCCTCTCCAGCAAAGTTGTTTGCTGCCTCGGATGAGAGCCTGCGGTTCCACAAAGGTTCTTAGCTTAGAATAAAGGCCATCTGCGGCCAAGAGTTGCTCTGCTCGATATTGGCCTGCATCGGCAAAATCTAGGAGCAGCTCTTTCCCCTCTTGCTGAAAGCTTTGTAGTTGATGGCCCATCTTAATCTTATTGAGGTCGAGCTGTTCGAGCAGAATATCTTGCAAATCGGCTCGGTGGAGGGCCAGGCTACCCAGTTTGGTCCCCAATTGGGCAATCTCTACCGTAGATAGGGGCCGAAGTTGTTCATCACAAATGTGCATGGCCTGAATAGGAGAACTCTTGGTCTTAATGGCCTCATAAATCCCTAAACGCTGATAGACCTCTAGGGCATTATTGGCCAAAATAATTCCTGCGCCTATGGGGCGGTAGCTTTGGGCCTGCTCAAAGAGGCGAAAATCTATTCCTTTTTGGCTTAGGGCCAAGGCGGTGCTTAGGCCAGCAATGCCCCCGCCCACAATATCAAATGTTTGCTGCTTCATCCTTTTCATTTACTTTAGTTATTAATTATAGTACAAATGTACTAATTTTATACAACTCTAGTACAAAAGACCTAATTTTAACAGCTAAAGGGAGCGAATTGGGTCAAAAAGGCAATTAAACTATTACCTTTGTCTGGACCAACAAGCATTTTGGAGGGGGATAGCGCGCGGAGCGCAGCGCGATTAAATCTGGCTGAGGGATGGACAGCAGTGGCCCGAAGGGCCAGACCCAGCCGCCTTTGGCGGCGCAGGGCCGAGCGAATAGCGAGCTGCGAAACAGCCCGACCCGCCCACAGGGCGGGGCAGCCCCAAATAAAAAAGAACAGATGAAAAAGAAAAGAAAAGAATTGATCTTGGCGAAGGCCTTAGCATTGTTTAATGATCGGGGGTTGGCGGTAATTAGTTTGCGGCAGATTGCGGAGGAGATGGGGATAAGTTTGGGAAATTTGACCTATCATTTTCCGAAGCGGGAGCAGTTGGTGCAGGCGCTTTATTATGCTTTGGTCGAGGAGTTGAATGCGATGGCTTTTGCGCCAGCTATGCAAGAGGCCGAAGGGGTGTTGGCCTTTAAAAGCTTGTTGGAGCAGATGTATCAGTTGTTTTGGAAGTATCGCTTCTTTTTGCTGGATTTTCGGCAAATTCTGCAGGCCGAGAGCAAGTTAAAGGCGCATTATCAGGAGTTAATGCAGCAGCGTAGGCAGCAATTTTTTGCCTTTTTAGAGCAATTGGATGCGGCAGGGCAGCTCAAAAAAGAAGAATTGGCGGGGGAATATGCTTCGCTTTATCGGCGTTTGCAGCGTTTGAGTGATTTCTTTTTGGCGGCCTTAGAGATTGAGAACTATACCGTAGCAGAGGGGCAAAAAGAGTTTGTTCGGGATCAGGTTTTTGCGCTTTATCCCTATTTGTTGGGGGAGAGTCGGGGGCAGGCCAGGGAAATTTTGGAAGGGCTCGGATAGGGCAAAAAAAAGCGCCAAGCTATATAGCTTGGCGCTCGGCTCTACTAAAACCCCTTCTAAATTAGAAGGTTGCGGCATCAATGACGTAGCGGTAGCGAGCTTTTTTGTCGACTACCTTCTGCCAAGCTTCGTTAATTTGCTTAGCATCAATAATTTCAATAGCGGGAAGGACCTTGTTATCGGCACAGAAGTGAACCACCTCTTGAGTTTCTGGAATACCACCGATCAATGAAGCGTTAAACTTCACGCGGGTATTGGCCAAGAAAATAGCGTTAAGTTGAAGCGTAAAGCCTTCAGGCATACCGACCTGGGTGAAGGTGCCATGGGGCTTTACGACAACGCTATAGGCTGCTACATCATAATGAGTAGGGATGGTGCTGATCATGTAGTCCATTTGTCCTTTATAGGCAAATAGTTTTTGTGGGTTATCTACCACAATGACTTCTTTAGCGCCCCAAGAAAGGATATCCTCTTTTTTCTCGGGAGAAGTCGTAAAGGCATAGACCTCGGCGCCTTTGGCTACGGCAATTTTCACGGCCAAGTGGCCCAAACCGCCAATACCAGCAACAGCTACCTTATCGCCCAACTTGAAGTTGGCCTGCATAAGGGGAGAGTAAGTGGTAATTCCGGCGCAAAGTAGGGGGGCCGCTTCTTCCAAAGAGATATGCTCGGGAATATGCACGGCAAAATGCTCTTTTACAACGATATTATCAGAGTAACCACCTTGGGTAATTCCGGTAGGTGATTGAGGGTGGGGATAACCATAAGTAAAGACGGTTTTCCCTTGCTCGCAGAATTGCTCTTCGCCATGCTTACAGCTATGGCACTCCATACAGCTATCTACCATACAGCCAACGCCGGCACGGTCGCCCACTTTAAATTTAGTTACATTTTTTCCAACTGCTTTTACGATACCTACGATCTCGTGACCAGGTACTTGAGGATACTGTTGGGGGCCCCAATCGCCTTTCATTTGGTGAATATCGGAGTGACAGATACTGGCGTATTTCGTTTCGATTAGAATATCGTCATCGCCTACTGCACGGCGTTCAAATTCCCAAGGGCTCAATTTTCCAGAGGCATCCTTGGCGGCATAACCTTTTGATTTGATGTTCTTGCTCATATCAATTGTTGTTTTAGATAATGGCTCGGCAGCAAAAAGGGAAATGGGATTAAAAAGCATTAAGCTTCCGCCTCCAATGGCCATTTGCTGCATAAAAGTTCTTCTTGAATGGATGTTTTTCTCTTCTTTCATAGTCGCTATAATTAAGAAGGTTTGGGGCTGCCCCTCCCTTTGGTCGGGTCGGGCTGTTTCGCAGCTCGCTATTCGCTCGGCCCTGCGCGGGCTTCGCCCGCTGGCTCTGGCCTTCGGCCACTGCTGTCCATCCCTCAGCCGACGGCCCTTCGGGCCTTTTGAGGAGTTTGGCAGCCTCCGCTAACTCACAGGAACAAAGTTAGTCTACATCCTTGGCGGTCAAGAAGAAGAATCAAATCAAAACTTAAAAAAATCAAACTCTAGATTGTCGGTAGGCTGAAGGGGTAAGGCCTAGCTCCTTTTTAAAGTAATTATTAAAGTAGCTAGGATAAGAAAAGCCCAAGGCATAAGCTAGCTCGCTAATGTTCCAGTTGGTGTGTTCTAAGAGCGCTTTGGCCTCTAATAAGATGCGCTCTTTAATATGGGTAGAGGTTGATTTTTGGGTCACCTCTTTCACGGCTCTATTCAGGTAATTGACGTGAACAGAAAGCGCTTGCGCATAATCTTGCGGCTTTTTGAGGACCAAAGGTGACTCTACACCTTCTATGGGAAATTGTCGTTCTAGGAGTTCTAGAAAAACGGTTGTTAAGCGGGCCAAGGCGTTGCTTTGGCGGTCAAAGTTTTTGCTGGGTTCTAGTTTGAGGGCCTCATGTACAATCAGCTGAATATAGTTTCTAATGAGCTCATCCTTATAGGAGTAGCTTTCTGCTTGTTCCGCAATCATTTTGTCAAAGATGCGGCTTAGAAATAGGCGTTGTTCCTCATTGATTTGGAAAATGGGGGTTCCCTCAATCTTAAACAAAGGGGATTGTAGAAGGCTTTCTGCCTGCATACTTGGCCGCAAAAACTCCTCAGAAAATAGGCAGGTGTACCCCGTATAACTTTGGGATAGAGTTTCCCAAGCGTAGGGAATATGGGGGTTGCCAAAAAAGAGGATGCTACCTTCTACCTCATAGCTGCGGTTGGCATAATGAATTTTGCTTCTGCCGTTACTCAGGCAAATTTTATAAAAGTCTTTGCGACTATATTGTCGGGTTGCCCCGCTATCTCCCTCAATGGGAAAAACCTTAAAGCCCTTCAACTTCAGTTCATTATTAAAGGGGGATAATGTTCGGATACTTTTTTGCACAGCCAATATTTTTGTATAAAAATCAAACCTAAGATCTTACTTTTTGATTAAGGGACCAAAAAAAGCCCAACCTAAAAAGGTTGGGCTAATATTTAGCGGTTGCACCAAGGGTTGGGGCAACGGAAATCGTGACCAGCGGGGGGCTCTGGATGTACTGCCCGTTTGTTGAGTTGGCTCACTACTGTATGGAAGTTTTTACACTCTAGTTCGTAAGCCTGTTGTAGGGTATAGGCGTATTGATAAGAAAAGTGAGTGTACTGTGGGAAGTGTGCCCAGCGAAGCAGTTCTGCTTGAACATCCGTATCTGAACGTCCAATTTTGAGAGGGTGAAAACGATCTGCGGCATCTAGTTTCCCAAGGGCGAAGTTGCCCATTTGCCCAGCCTCTACCTCATTTTTCACCGTCTCCGGATTAAATTCAAAAGGGCCCTTGTGGCTCAATTCAAAAATCATAATGTCAGTGCTTTGTAGGGCCAAGGCCCAGTGGTGTAATTTTACTATTTTCGGGGACGGGGAAATGTCTAAGATTTATATTCAGGAAAGAGGGCTTCTAGGCCTTCTTGGCTAGCTGAGCAATATCCTCTTTCTGTAATGAGCCCAGTGACTAGGCGAGCGGGAGTCACATCGAAGCCATAGTTTCGGGCGGGAGTATTTTCTGGACAGATACGCACCTTTTCATAAGCTCCGCTAGGCGTGAGACCATCGACAAAGCGTACTTCTTCTGCATCTCTTTCTTCTATGGGAATTTCTTTTAGGCCGTCCATAATTTCCCAATCAATAGTAGTAGAGGGGAGGGCCACATAAAAGGGGATATTATTGTCTTTGGCGGCTAGGGCCTTAAGGTAGGTTCCAATCTTATTAGCAACATCTCCTTGTCTTGTAGTGCGATCGGTTCCGACAAGGACCATATCTACGGCTTGGTGTTGCATAAGGTGGCCGCCAGCATTATCTACAATAAGGCTATGGGGAACGCCATGCTGGTCAAATTCCCAGGCGGTAAGTTTAGAGCCTTGGTTGCGGGGGCGGGTTTCATCTACCCAAACATGTAGTTTGATGCCTTTTGCTAGTGCTTGATAAATTGGTGAGCTAATGGTGCCCCAGCGGATGCAGCCCATCATGCCTGCATTACAATGCGTTAGGATTTGGACTGGTTCTCCATTTTTGCGGGCGGCGATTTCCTCTATAATTTTCAATCCATGCTGGCCAATCTGAAAGCAGATTTCGATATCTTCTTCTACAATAGCGTCGGCCTCTTGGCGGCAGGCGCTTTGGGCTTCGGCTAGGTTATTAGCTTGTTCCCAAGTGGTTTTCATACGATCTAGGCAGATAAAAAGATTAACGGCAGTAGGTCTAGAGTCTCGCAAATAGGCATCGGCTTGGGCTAGGCTATTTTTCCAGTCAGCTGCGGGGGCGGCTTTGGCGGCTAGCCAAATGCCGTAGGCTGCGGTAGCTCCGATAAGGGGAGCGCCACGGACCAGCATATTTTTGATGGCCCAAAAAACCTCTTCTGTTGTTTTGAGGGTCTCCACTTGGATCTTATGGGGCAGAACGATTTGGTTAATGACTTGCAGTTCCTCTTCTGCATTGAGCCAAAGTGTGCGCAAGGGCTGAGGTAAAACAGACATAGTTTAGTCGATTTGTATCTGGTTAAAATTAGCATAGCCCTTAAACTTGCTGGGGGCAGTGCCGGGGCGCAATAAATGCGCCACTTCTAGGCCTGCGGCTTGGGCGGCGGCTAGTTCTTGGGGAACATCGGAAAGGAAGAGAATTTCATTGGCGGGAAGGCCAATAGCTTCTTGAATGTTTTGGTAAGATTGGGCTTCTCTTTTGTGGCCCACTTTGGTATCAAAGTAGTGGCTGAACAGAGGGGTTAAGTCTCCAGCTTCAGAGTAGCCAAAAAGGAGTTTTTGGGCGGCAACGGAGCCAGAAGAATAGATGCCTAGTTGGAGGCCTTTTGCTTTCCAGGTTTTGAGGCAGTCAGCTACTTCGGGATAGAGGTGGCCTTTGATTTGGCCATTGAGATAAGCGGCTTTCCAGACGATTCCTTGTAGGGCTTTGAGTGGTCCAGCTTTGCGGTCGGCCTTGCACCAAGTTTCTAGGTAATCGAAAGCTTGTTCAAGGCTAATATTTTTATTTTCTTCGGCTAGGACGAGTGCTTGGGTGGCTTCGAGCTGTGCTTTAACCTCTGGTTGATCCATTTTTTGGCGCCAAAGGGGGAGTTGCTCTAAAAAATAGGGAAAGAGTGTATCGACTACAAAAGAAATAGAAGTAGTAGTCCCTTCGATATCGGAGAGAATATATTTAATCAAAATCAAAAGTTTATAGCGGAAGGATAAGTCGGCAAAAGTACAGAAAAAAGTCCATATATAAGCTATATGGACATCTTCCTTTGGTCTTGAATTTTGCGTTTGGCAGGGGGCGAAGCCGCCGCAAAGGAGCGAAGCGACGCGGCTGAGGGATGGAGAGGGTGGCCCTTAGGGCCAGACCGAAGCGCTTTAGCGCTGCAGGGCCGAGCGAGTAGCGAGCCCGGAACAGCCCGACCCGCCTGAAGGGCGGGGCAGCCCCAAATAATTAGTCTTTTTTGTGGCCATTTTTATCGACCACACCCAGTTTAATCAGGGCCTGTTTAGAGGCATTTTGTTCGGCTGTTTTTTTGTTGGGGCCTGTAGCTTCGGCTATAGATTTATCATTGATGATGACAGCAACTTTGAAGCGATGTTGTCGGTTGTGATTGCTTTTGCCATCGGTTTTTTGTTGTTCGAGTAGTTCGTAGCTAAGGGTTTTTTGGTCCTTTTGGCAAAACTCGAGCAGAATACTTTTAAAGTTATTATCGATACGTTCGAGCAGGTGGACATCCACATGATTTTGGAGCATTTT
This window contains:
- a CDS encoding DUF3995 domain-containing protein — encoded protein: MWIPLILNLIFLPIAALHFYWALGGSWGLRYVLPQLPNQQFSPPPWASFAVGLCFLGLGLLYALPSHYFGPQFLRYSSWGLALVFALRALGDFRYVGWSKTHREGDFALWDDFCFSPLVAGTALLLVLYATGC
- a CDS encoding FAD-dependent monooxygenase; amino-acid sequence: MKRMKQQTFDIVGGGIAGLSTALALSQKGIDFRLFEQAQSYRPIGAGIILANNALEVYQRLGIYEAIKTKSSPIQAMHICDEQLRPLSTVEIAQLGTKLGSLALHRADLQDILLEQLDLNKIKMGHQLQSFQQEGKELLLDFADAGQYRAEQLLAADGLYSKLRTFVEPQALIRGSKQLCWRGLCQLELPPKYQNQLFEAWGKARRFGFVPIGQGWLYYYALLSYEESPEELDQSQLLDYFQDFHPLVQQIIAAEAKLHEDEIRDLSPIKSWHKGPVCLLGDAAHALTPNMGQGACQSIEDAYVLAHYLAEKSPEAAYAAYQASRQKKALKVVQNSWKIGQMAHWKSGWAGRLRNGLMRLTPNSLTAKSSAHIFSFQAPH
- a CDS encoding TetR/AcrR family transcriptional regulator is translated as MKKKRKELILAKALALFNDRGLAVISLRQIAEEMGISLGNLTYHFPKREQLVQALYYALVEELNAMAFAPAMQEAEGVLAFKSLLEQMYQLFWKYRFFLLDFRQILQAESKLKAHYQELMQQRRQQFFAFLEQLDAAGQLKKEELAGEYASLYRRLQRLSDFFLAALEIENYTVAEGQKEFVRDQVFALYPYLLGESRGQAREILEGLG
- a CDS encoding NAD(P)-dependent alcohol dehydrogenase, which gives rise to MKEEKNIHSRRTFMQQMAIGGGSLMLFNPISLFAAEPLSKTTIDMSKNIKSKGYAAKDASGKLSPWEFERRAVGDDDILIETKYASICHSDIHQMKGDWGPQQYPQVPGHEIVGIVKAVGKNVTKFKVGDRAGVGCMVDSCMECHSCKHGEEQFCEQGKTVFTYGYPHPQSPTGITQGGYSDNIVVKEHFAVHIPEHISLEEAAPLLCAGITTYSPLMQANFKLGDKVAVAGIGGLGHLAVKIAVAKGAEVYAFTTSPEKKEDILSWGAKEVIVVDNPQKLFAYKGQMDYMISTIPTHYDVAAYSVVVKPHGTFTQVGMPEGFTLQLNAIFLANTRVKFNASLIGGIPETQEVVHFCADNKVLPAIEIIDAKQINEAWQKVVDKKARYRYVIDAATF
- a CDS encoding helix-turn-helix domain-containing protein, which produces MLAVQKSIRTLSPFNNELKLKGFKVFPIEGDSGATRQYSRKDFYKICLSNGRSKIHYANRSYEVEGSILFFGNPHIPYAWETLSQSYTGYTCLFSEEFLRPSMQAESLLQSPLFKIEGTPIFQINEEQRLFLSRIFDKMIAEQAESYSYKDELIRNYIQLIVHEALKLEPSKNFDRQSNALARLTTVFLELLERQFPIEGVESPLVLKKPQDYAQALSVHVNYLNRAVKEVTQKSTSTHIKERILLEAKALLEHTNWNISELAYALGFSYPSYFNNYFKKELGLTPSAYRQSRV
- the mtnA gene encoding S-methyl-5-thioribose-1-phosphate isomerase — its product is MSVLPQPLRTLWLNAEEELQVINQIVLPHKIQVETLKTTEEVFWAIKNMLVRGAPLIGATAAYGIWLAAKAAPAADWKNSLAQADAYLRDSRPTAVNLFICLDRMKTTWEQANNLAEAQSACRQEADAIVEEDIEICFQIGQHGLKIIEEIAARKNGEPVQILTHCNAGMMGCIRWGTISSPIYQALAKGIKLHVWVDETRPRNQGSKLTAWEFDQHGVPHSLIVDNAGGHLMQHQAVDMVLVGTDRTTRQGDVANKIGTYLKALAAKDNNIPFYVALPSTTIDWEIMDGLKEIPIEERDAEEVRFVDGLTPSGAYEKVRICPENTPARNYGFDVTPARLVTGLITERGYCSASQEGLEALFPEYKS
- the mtnC gene encoding acireductone synthase, with the protein product MIKYILSDIEGTTTSISFVVDTLFPYFLEQLPLWRQKMDQPEVKAQLEATQALVLAEENKNISLEQAFDYLETWCKADRKAGPLKALQGIVWKAAYLNGQIKGHLYPEVADCLKTWKAKGLQLGIYSSGSVAAQKLLFGYSEAGDLTPLFSHYFDTKVGHKREAQSYQNIQEAIGLPANEILFLSDVPQELAAAQAAGLEVAHLLRPGTAPSKFKGYANFNQIQID